A portion of the Rhodococcus pseudokoreensis genome contains these proteins:
- the iolB gene encoding 5-deoxy-glucuronate isomerase, protein MNSKYYVPVGSAATGPFDLEVTPESAGWTESSLRVLTLAPGGSAELTTRDDEIIVVPLAGSASVSSEGTEFALTGRRSVFDGPSDFAYVGRDSAYTVASATGGRFALCGARARQKFPFRYVPAADVSVELRGAGNCSRQVHNFGTADRFEADSIIACEVITPGGNWSSYPSHKHDENSDVESQLEEIYYFEIAEAGDTAVDFGGTGFGYHRVYGTVERPIEVLEEVRSGDVVLVPHGYHGPSIAAPGHHMYYLNVMAGPGEERSWNICDDPAHTWLRGSWEHQTVDPRLPLHAPSEGA, encoded by the coding sequence ATGAACAGCAAGTACTACGTGCCGGTCGGTTCCGCGGCCACCGGGCCGTTCGACCTCGAGGTCACCCCCGAGTCGGCGGGCTGGACGGAATCGAGCCTCCGGGTGCTCACCCTGGCACCCGGCGGGTCGGCCGAACTCACCACCCGCGACGACGAGATCATCGTCGTACCGCTCGCCGGGTCCGCGTCGGTGTCGAGTGAGGGCACCGAGTTCGCACTCACCGGTCGGCGGTCCGTGTTCGACGGGCCGAGCGACTTCGCCTACGTGGGACGGGACTCCGCCTACACGGTGGCGAGCGCGACCGGTGGCCGTTTCGCACTGTGCGGCGCCCGCGCCCGGCAGAAGTTCCCGTTCCGGTACGTTCCGGCCGCGGACGTGTCCGTCGAACTGCGCGGCGCGGGCAACTGCAGCCGGCAGGTGCACAATTTCGGCACCGCCGACCGGTTCGAGGCCGACTCGATCATCGCGTGCGAGGTCATCACACCCGGCGGCAACTGGTCGTCGTACCCGAGCCACAAGCACGACGAGAACAGCGACGTCGAATCCCAGCTCGAGGAGATCTACTACTTCGAGATCGCCGAAGCAGGCGACACCGCAGTGGATTTCGGCGGCACCGGATTCGGCTACCATCGTGTGTACGGCACTGTCGAGCGGCCCATCGAGGTCCTCGAGGAAGTGCGATCCGGCGATGTGGTCCTCGTTCCGCACGGCTACCACGGACCGTCGATCGCCGCCCCCGGACATCACATGTACTACCTGAACGTGATGGCCGGACCGGGCGAAGAACGTTCCTGGAACATCTGCGACGACCCGGCACACACCTGGCTGCGCGGCAGCTGGGAACACCAGACCGTCGATCCCCGCCTCCCCCTCCACGCACCGTCCGAAGGAGCATGA
- a CDS encoding Cgl0159 family (beta/alpha)8-fold protein — protein sequence MSETLAHRAVCATYADVTEVRASDPAAIDRAWATRVARPTVRGNGRLMIVAADHPARGALSVGDRPTAMNSRTDLLDRLRTALRNPGVDGVLATADILDDLVLLGALDDKVVISSMNRGGLAGASFELDDRMTGYTAAGTAKAGMNGGKMLCRIDLDDPGTLSTLTACAEAVDSLAAAGLMAMVEPFLSRRVDGKVKNDLSADAVIKSIHISQGLGSTSAYTWMKLPVVDEMERVMDATTLPTLLLGGDPQTAPEETFASWGKALALPSVRGLIVGRTLLYPRDEDVAAAVDTAVSLVH from the coding sequence ATGTCTGAAACTCTCGCTCACCGCGCAGTCTGCGCGACCTATGCCGACGTCACCGAGGTACGCGCCAGTGATCCGGCCGCCATCGACCGCGCCTGGGCGACCCGCGTCGCCCGGCCCACGGTGCGCGGTAACGGCCGGCTCATGATCGTCGCCGCCGACCACCCCGCCCGCGGCGCACTGTCGGTCGGCGACCGTCCGACCGCGATGAACAGTCGCACCGACCTCCTCGACCGCCTCCGCACCGCGCTGCGCAATCCCGGCGTGGACGGCGTGCTCGCCACCGCCGACATCCTCGACGATCTGGTGCTGCTCGGCGCACTCGACGACAAGGTGGTCATCTCGTCGATGAACCGCGGCGGCCTGGCAGGTGCCAGCTTCGAACTCGACGACCGGATGACCGGCTACACCGCGGCGGGCACCGCGAAGGCCGGCATGAACGGCGGAAAGATGCTGTGCCGCATCGACCTCGACGATCCGGGCACCCTCTCCACCCTCACCGCCTGCGCCGAGGCCGTCGATTCGCTGGCCGCGGCCGGACTGATGGCCATGGTGGAACCGTTCCTGTCGCGCCGTGTCGACGGCAAGGTCAAGAACGACCTCAGCGCCGACGCCGTGATCAAGTCCATCCACATCAGCCAGGGTCTGGGCTCCACGTCCGCGTACACCTGGATGAAGCTTCCGGTGGTCGACGAGATGGAACGCGTCATGGACGCGACCACGCTTCCCACGCTGCTGCTCGGCGGAGACCCGCAGACGGCCCCCGAGGAGACGTTCGCGAGCTGGGGCAAGGCTCTGGCACTGCCGTCGGTCCGCGGCCTGATCGTCGGGCGCACCCTGCTGTACCCGCGGGACGAGGACGTCGCCGCCGCGGTCGACACCGCCGTATCCCTCGTTCACTGA
- the iolC gene encoding 5-dehydro-2-deoxygluconokinase produces MTTNQTQPNRNGLDVLAIGRCGVDIYPLQTGVGLEHVETFGKFLGGSAANVAVAAARLGCRSALISGVGNDPFGRYVRSALTDLGVDNRYVGIDTDHPTPVTFCEIFPPDDFPLYFYRKPAAPDLQVKPADLDLDAIRDAKLYWSTVTGLSEEPSRSAHFAAWEARGRRSHTVLDLDYRPMFWSSPADATAQVQRALQHVTVAVGNREECEIAVGETNAHKAADALLDLGVELAIVKQGPKGVLGKTRSQSITVPPNEVDVVNGLGAGDSFGGSLCHGLLAGWPLEKILRYANAAGAIVASRLECSTAMPTADEVRELAESTASEAVNV; encoded by the coding sequence TTGACCACCAACCAGACGCAACCCAACCGGAACGGATTGGACGTCCTCGCCATCGGGCGCTGCGGTGTGGACATCTACCCATTGCAGACCGGAGTCGGACTCGAGCACGTCGAGACGTTCGGAAAGTTCCTCGGCGGAAGCGCCGCCAACGTCGCCGTCGCCGCCGCCCGCCTCGGCTGCCGCAGCGCGCTCATCTCGGGTGTCGGCAACGATCCGTTCGGACGCTACGTCCGCTCGGCACTCACCGATCTCGGCGTCGACAACCGGTACGTCGGCATCGACACCGACCACCCGACCCCCGTCACGTTCTGCGAGATCTTCCCGCCGGACGACTTCCCGCTGTACTTCTACCGCAAGCCGGCCGCGCCGGACCTGCAGGTGAAGCCCGCAGACCTCGACCTCGACGCGATCCGCGACGCCAAGCTGTACTGGTCGACCGTCACCGGACTGTCCGAAGAGCCCAGCCGCAGCGCACATTTCGCCGCCTGGGAGGCGCGCGGACGTCGCAGCCACACTGTTCTCGACCTCGACTACCGCCCGATGTTCTGGTCCTCCCCCGCCGACGCCACCGCGCAGGTGCAGCGTGCCCTCCAGCACGTCACCGTCGCGGTCGGCAACCGTGAGGAGTGCGAGATCGCGGTCGGCGAGACCAACGCACACAAGGCCGCGGACGCGCTGCTCGACCTCGGTGTCGAACTGGCCATCGTCAAGCAGGGCCCCAAGGGTGTGCTCGGCAAGACCCGCAGCCAGTCCATCACGGTTCCGCCCAACGAGGTCGACGTCGTCAACGGCCTCGGCGCCGGCGACAGCTTCGGCGGGTCGCTGTGCCACGGTCTGCTCGCCGGGTGGCCCCTGGAGAAGATCCTGCGCTACGCCAACGCCGCGGGGGCGATCGTCGCTTCCCGGCTCGAATGCTCCACCGCGATGCCGACGGCCGACGAGGTCCGTGAGCTCGCCGAATCCACCGCTTCGGAGGCTGTCAATGTCTGA
- a CDS encoding GntR family transcriptional regulator, translating to MGAPLAVELDRSSPVPLYFQLAQTIENAIIGGELAPGDRFENELALAKRLNLSRPTTRRAIQELVDKGLLVRKRGVGTQVVQSAVHRPVELTSLFDDLARAGQSPTTKLLDYQVAVPAEDVAAELNLQPGSEVASIRRLRSTNGEPLALMTNHIPVDLAPDPEELEAHGLYHALRARGVHIRLARQRIGAKAASKAEASLLDEKTGAPLLTMNRTAFDDSGSAVEFGSHCYRASRYYFDTTVVDR from the coding sequence GTGGGTGCACCACTCGCAGTCGAGCTCGACAGATCGAGCCCGGTTCCGCTGTATTTCCAGCTCGCGCAGACGATCGAGAACGCGATCATCGGCGGGGAACTCGCGCCCGGCGACCGCTTCGAGAACGAACTGGCGCTCGCCAAACGTCTGAACCTGTCGCGCCCGACCACGCGCCGCGCCATCCAGGAACTCGTCGACAAGGGGCTGCTCGTCCGCAAGCGCGGCGTCGGCACGCAAGTCGTGCAGAGCGCCGTGCACCGGCCGGTCGAGCTCACCAGTCTCTTCGACGACCTCGCCCGCGCAGGGCAGAGCCCGACCACCAAGCTCCTCGACTACCAGGTCGCCGTGCCTGCCGAGGACGTGGCCGCCGAACTCAACCTGCAACCCGGCAGTGAGGTCGCGTCCATCCGGCGCCTCCGCAGCACCAACGGCGAACCGCTCGCACTGATGACCAATCACATCCCGGTGGATCTCGCGCCGGACCCCGAGGAACTCGAGGCGCACGGCCTGTACCACGCACTCCGCGCCCGCGGCGTGCACATCCGACTCGCGCGGCAACGCATCGGCGCGAAAGCGGCGAGCAAGGCGGAGGCGTCACTTCTCGACGAGAAGACCGGGGCGCCGCTGCTCACGATGAACCGGACCGCGTTCGACGATTCGGGAAGCGCCGTCGAGTTCGGCAGCCACTGCTACCGGGCGTCGCGGTACTACTTCGACACCACCGTTGTCGATCGTTAG
- a CDS encoding MFS transporter: protein MALLVAGALFMEILDATIIAPAVPLIADSFGVDPVDVNIAISAYLVTVAVLIPASGWVADRFGTRRVFVAAIAVFTLASIGCAASVSLPMLVAMRVLQGVGGAMMVPVGRLAVLRSSTKGDLVRAIALLTWPALAAPVIAPLLGGAIATVGSWRWIFVINIPIGLLGILLSLKLVHGAGSRSARKLDWRGLLGVGTGIAAALIALESIRVTGTDWRRVAIGGVVAVVLLVASAVHLVRTPHPLVDVRVLRVRTLRTTVTGGSLYRLIVTAVPFLLPLQFQLGFGWTPFLAGLLVAALFAGNIAIKPFTTPLMRRFGIRPILLVNALLSVGCFGLLAALSSSTPMPVIAGVLFVSGALRSVGFTAYNSLAFSDVDRADLTHANTLNAAVQELAAGLGIALAALALTAFTPLATSSEHGFGSEYSWTFVLLGLLMLGTVVDTLRLPRDAGASVTR from the coding sequence ATGGCCCTGCTGGTGGCGGGCGCCCTCTTCATGGAGATTCTCGACGCCACCATCATCGCCCCCGCCGTCCCGCTGATCGCCGACTCCTTCGGCGTCGACCCCGTCGACGTCAACATCGCGATCTCCGCCTACCTGGTCACGGTCGCAGTCCTCATCCCCGCGAGCGGGTGGGTGGCCGACCGCTTCGGGACCCGCCGGGTGTTCGTCGCCGCCATCGCCGTGTTCACGCTGGCGTCCATCGGCTGCGCGGCGAGCGTGTCCCTGCCGATGCTCGTCGCCATGCGGGTGCTGCAGGGAGTCGGCGGCGCCATGATGGTGCCGGTCGGACGGCTCGCGGTGCTGCGGTCGAGCACGAAGGGCGATCTCGTCCGTGCGATAGCTCTGCTCACGTGGCCCGCGCTCGCCGCGCCCGTCATCGCACCCCTGCTCGGCGGCGCGATCGCCACGGTGGGCTCGTGGCGGTGGATCTTCGTCATCAACATTCCCATCGGCCTCCTCGGAATCCTGCTGTCGCTGAAGCTGGTTCACGGAGCCGGCTCGCGGTCGGCGAGGAAGCTGGACTGGCGGGGCCTGCTCGGGGTCGGAACGGGAATCGCGGCGGCCCTGATCGCCCTGGAAAGCATCCGCGTGACGGGCACCGACTGGCGCCGGGTCGCGATCGGGGGAGTGGTCGCGGTCGTCCTGCTGGTCGCGTCCGCGGTCCATCTCGTCCGCACTCCGCACCCGCTCGTCGACGTCCGCGTGCTGCGTGTCCGGACGCTGCGGACCACCGTCACCGGGGGTTCGCTCTACCGCCTGATCGTGACGGCCGTGCCGTTCCTGCTGCCGCTGCAGTTCCAACTCGGCTTCGGCTGGACGCCTTTTCTCGCCGGTCTGCTCGTCGCCGCGCTGTTCGCCGGCAACATCGCGATCAAGCCCTTCACGACGCCGCTGATGCGCCGCTTCGGGATCAGGCCGATCCTGCTGGTCAATGCGCTGCTGTCGGTGGGTTGCTTCGGTTTGCTCGCCGCACTGAGTTCGTCGACCCCGATGCCCGTCATCGCAGGCGTCCTGTTCGTGAGCGGAGCCCTGCGGTCGGTCGGATTCACCGCGTACAACAGTCTCGCGTTCTCCGACGTCGATCGCGCCGACCTCACGCACGCGAACACTCTCAACGCCGCCGTGCAGGAACTGGCGGCCGGACTCGGGATCGCACTCGCCGCGCTCGCGCTCACCGCGTTCACGCCGCTGGCGACGTCGTCCGAGCACGGGTTCGGATCCGAATATTCCTGGACCTTCGTCCTTTTGGGCCTGCTGATGCTCGGCACGGTCGTCGACACCCTGCGGCTGCCGCGCGACGCGGGGGCGTCGGTCACGCGCTGA
- a CDS encoding substrate-binding domain-containing protein produces the protein MNFPNRRRVAVLACASALVMSLAACSSTGGKPDSSGSGIGAGSADTPRITIAMVTHAAPGDTFWDLIRTGAQDAADKDNVELKYSSDPQAPNQANLVQTAIDSKVDGLALTLATPEAMAPAVKSAQDAGIPISAFNAGYGAWKDMGVSQYFGQDETIAGQAAGNRLNDDGAKHVICVIQQQGQIQLESRCAGAKQTFRGTFETLNVNGEDMPSVNSTIAAKLQQDPSIDGVLTLGAPIALTAVQSVGNAGSPAKVFTFDTNAALVDAISDGSVQWAIDQQPYLQGYLAIDSLWLYLNNGNVIGGGGPTLTGPSFIDKTNIDKVAEYAKAGTR, from the coding sequence ATGAACTTCCCCAACCGGCGTCGCGTGGCAGTACTGGCCTGCGCGAGTGCCCTGGTGATGAGCCTCGCGGCGTGCTCGAGCACCGGCGGCAAGCCGGACAGCAGCGGGTCCGGGATCGGCGCGGGCAGCGCCGACACCCCGCGCATCACGATCGCGATGGTCACCCACGCGGCACCGGGTGACACGTTCTGGGACCTGATCCGCACCGGTGCGCAGGATGCCGCCGACAAGGACAACGTCGAACTGAAGTACTCCTCCGATCCTCAGGCCCCCAATCAGGCCAACCTCGTGCAGACCGCGATCGACTCCAAGGTCGACGGCCTCGCACTCACCCTCGCCACCCCCGAAGCGATGGCGCCCGCCGTCAAGAGCGCGCAGGACGCCGGTATCCCGATCTCCGCGTTCAACGCCGGATACGGCGCCTGGAAGGACATGGGCGTCAGCCAGTACTTCGGGCAGGACGAGACCATCGCCGGCCAGGCCGCGGGCAACCGGCTGAACGACGACGGCGCCAAGCACGTCATCTGTGTCATCCAGCAGCAGGGCCAGATTCAGCTCGAATCCCGTTGCGCCGGTGCCAAGCAGACGTTCCGCGGCACGTTCGAGACGCTCAACGTCAACGGCGAGGACATGCCGTCGGTGAACTCGACTATCGCCGCCAAGCTCCAGCAGGACCCGTCCATCGACGGTGTCCTCACGCTCGGCGCCCCGATCGCCCTGACCGCCGTCCAGTCCGTCGGCAACGCGGGAAGCCCTGCCAAGGTCTTCACGTTCGACACCAACGCGGCCCTCGTCGACGCCATCTCCGACGGCAGCGTGCAGTGGGCGATCGACCAGCAGCCGTACCTGCAGGGCTACCTGGCCATCGACTCGCTGTGGCTGTACCTGAACAACGGGAACGTCATCGGTGGCGGCGGGCCCACGCTGACCGGGCCCTCGTTCATCGACAAGACCAACATCGACAAGGTCGCCGAGTACGCCAAGGCCGGCACCCGCTGA
- a CDS encoding ABC transporter permease: protein MSTQQDLDLASHKVVHDERVKEQKRLQRLLVRPEVGSLFGAIAIFIFFMIVAPPFRSPEALATVLYASSTIGIMACAVALLMIGGEFDLSAGVAVTTSSLAASMIAYNLHLNLWAGAALALVVSLAVGFFNGYLVMKTKIPSFLITLSSFLMLTGINLAVTKLITGQVATPSVSDMQGFDSAKKVFASSFVVGGVSVRITVVWWLLFTAIATWVLFKTRIGNWIFAVGGNQDSARAIGVPVTKVKIGLFMTVGFAAWFVGMHLLFSFNTVQSGQGIGNEFLYIIAAVIGGCLLTGGYGTAIGAAIGAFIFGMTNQGIVYAGWNPDWFKFFLGAMLLFAVIANNAFRNYAAKR from the coding sequence ATGTCCACACAGCAAGATCTGGACCTTGCCAGTCACAAGGTCGTCCACGACGAGCGGGTGAAGGAACAAAAACGCCTGCAACGGCTGCTGGTACGCCCGGAAGTCGGGTCCCTGTTCGGTGCGATCGCGATCTTCATCTTCTTCATGATCGTCGCACCCCCGTTCCGCAGCCCCGAGGCCCTGGCCACCGTCCTCTACGCCTCCTCCACCATCGGGATCATGGCCTGCGCGGTCGCGCTGCTGATGATCGGCGGCGAATTCGACCTCTCCGCCGGTGTCGCGGTCACCACCAGCTCCCTCGCGGCGTCGATGATCGCCTACAACCTGCACCTGAACCTGTGGGCCGGCGCCGCCCTCGCCCTGGTGGTGTCCCTCGCCGTCGGATTCTTCAACGGCTACCTGGTGATGAAAACGAAGATCCCCAGCTTCCTGATCACCCTGAGCTCGTTCCTGATGCTCACCGGCATCAACCTGGCGGTCACCAAACTGATCACCGGGCAGGTCGCCACCCCCAGCGTCTCCGACATGCAGGGCTTCGACTCGGCGAAGAAGGTATTCGCGTCCTCCTTCGTGGTCGGTGGGGTGTCCGTCCGGATCACGGTGGTGTGGTGGCTGCTGTTCACCGCGATCGCCACCTGGGTGCTGTTCAAGACCCGGATCGGGAACTGGATCTTCGCCGTCGGCGGCAACCAGGACTCCGCCCGCGCCATCGGCGTGCCGGTCACCAAGGTCAAGATCGGGTTGTTCATGACCGTCGGGTTCGCCGCCTGGTTCGTCGGCATGCACCTGCTGTTCTCGTTCAACACCGTCCAGTCCGGGCAGGGAATCGGCAACGAGTTCCTGTACATCATCGCCGCGGTCATCGGCGGCTGCCTGCTCACCGGCGGCTACGGCACCGCGATCGGCGCCGCGATCGGCGCGTTCATCTTCGGGATGACCAACCAGGGCATCGTCTACGCCGGCTGGAACCCGGACTGGTTCAAATTCTTCCTCGGCGCGATGCTGCTGTTCGCGGTCATCGCCAACAACGCCTTCCGCAACTACGCCGCCAAGAGGTGA
- a CDS encoding ATP-binding cassette domain-containing protein, producing MSTTEQIPVDTEPGGGGKIPLIELKHVGKQYGNIIALEDINLRVKAGEVTGVLGDNGAGKSTLIKIMAGLHQQSAGDLLVDGEALTFGSPKEALSKGIATVYQDLAVVSLMPVWRNFFLGQELRKGPLRSLDSNAMRATTKEELHKMGIDLPDVDAPIGSLSGGQRQCVAIARAIFFGARVLILDEPTAALGVKQSGMVLRYISAAKEQGFGVVFITHNPHHAYMVGDHFVLLNRGRQKLDCTFDEISLEELTQQMAGGDELEALTHELRR from the coding sequence ATGAGTACCACCGAACAGATCCCCGTCGACACCGAACCCGGTGGAGGCGGCAAGATCCCGCTGATCGAACTCAAACACGTCGGCAAGCAGTACGGCAACATCATCGCCCTCGAGGACATCAACCTGCGCGTCAAGGCCGGGGAGGTCACCGGTGTCCTCGGCGACAACGGGGCCGGCAAGTCCACCCTGATCAAGATCATGGCCGGCCTGCACCAGCAGAGTGCCGGGGACCTGCTCGTCGACGGTGAGGCGCTGACGTTCGGGTCGCCGAAGGAGGCCCTGTCCAAGGGCATCGCCACCGTCTACCAGGACCTGGCGGTGGTGTCGCTGATGCCGGTGTGGCGGAACTTCTTCCTCGGCCAGGAACTGCGCAAGGGCCCGCTGCGGTCCCTCGACTCGAACGCGATGCGCGCCACCACCAAGGAAGAACTCCACAAGATGGGCATCGACCTGCCCGACGTCGACGCCCCCATCGGATCGCTGTCCGGTGGTCAACGCCAGTGCGTGGCGATCGCCCGGGCGATCTTCTTCGGCGCCCGCGTCCTGATCCTCGACGAGCCCACCGCCGCCCTGGGTGTCAAACAGTCCGGGATGGTCCTGCGCTACATCTCCGCCGCCAAGGAACAAGGCTTCGGGGTGGTGTTCATCACCCACAACCCGCACCACGCGTACATGGTCGGCGACCACTTCGTGCTCCTCAACCGCGGCCGCCAGAAACTGGACTGCACCTTCGACGAAATCAGCCTCGAAGAACTCACCCAGCAAATGGCCGGCGGCGACGAACTCGAAGCACTCACCCACGAATTGCGGCGTTAG
- a CDS encoding MFS transporter, with product MTIDYGTGASGRNGDGTGRSSVDPNADPTNAKKAAKAAFFGSLLEYYDFYIFASAAALVFPHVFFEGAKNPLLLSLATFGISYIARPIGAVFVGHFGDRAGRKKVMMFCLVLMGVVTFLIGCLPSSETAGMVGPALLVLLRICQGVSAAGEQSGAGSLTLEHSPAHRRGFFCSWTLTGTQAGFIVASLAFIPVAALPDETLYSWGWRVPFWCSLLVLVVAYIVRRKLEEPEIFIANKEALDEAPAPLPVVDLFRTHWRDVLRVVFCAFIAVVSTVFSVFGLAYATTPEIGMSRTTMLWVAIAANAVALVSQPLFGMLSDRIGRKPVFIGGAIGSAAGIFLYFAAIGTGNVAMIFLAGILLMGGVYAGTNAIWPAFYAEMFSSRVRYSGMAIGTQLGFALAGFAPTIAQALRGGDPKNWVPVAIFTAVCALIAAASASTAKENSRTPLLDLDKEDVALTRAKAKARV from the coding sequence ATGACCATCGACTACGGCACCGGCGCCTCCGGTCGCAACGGTGACGGCACAGGCCGCTCGTCCGTCGACCCCAACGCTGATCCCACCAACGCGAAGAAGGCCGCGAAGGCCGCCTTTTTCGGCAGCCTGCTCGAGTACTACGACTTCTACATCTTCGCCTCGGCTGCCGCGCTGGTGTTCCCGCACGTGTTCTTCGAGGGCGCGAAGAACCCGCTGCTGCTGTCGCTGGCGACGTTCGGCATCTCCTACATCGCGCGTCCCATCGGTGCCGTGTTCGTCGGACACTTCGGCGACCGGGCGGGGCGCAAGAAGGTGATGATGTTCTGCCTGGTGCTCATGGGCGTCGTCACGTTCCTCATCGGCTGTCTCCCGTCCTCCGAGACCGCCGGGATGGTCGGCCCGGCGCTGCTGGTGCTGCTGCGCATCTGCCAGGGCGTCTCCGCAGCAGGCGAACAGTCGGGTGCGGGCTCCCTCACCCTCGAGCACTCCCCCGCTCACCGCCGCGGCTTCTTCTGCAGCTGGACGCTCACCGGCACCCAGGCCGGCTTCATCGTCGCGAGCCTCGCGTTCATCCCCGTCGCGGCACTGCCCGACGAGACTCTCTACAGCTGGGGCTGGCGCGTGCCGTTCTGGTGCAGCCTGCTCGTCCTGGTCGTCGCGTACATCGTGCGTCGCAAGCTCGAAGAGCCCGAGATCTTCATCGCCAACAAGGAGGCCCTCGACGAGGCGCCCGCCCCGCTGCCCGTCGTCGATCTCTTCCGCACGCACTGGCGCGACGTTCTGCGCGTCGTCTTCTGCGCCTTCATCGCCGTCGTCAGCACCGTGTTCTCCGTGTTCGGCCTCGCATACGCCACCACCCCGGAGATCGGGATGAGCCGCACCACCATGCTGTGGGTCGCGATCGCCGCCAACGCGGTGGCCCTCGTCTCGCAGCCGCTGTTCGGCATGCTGTCCGACCGGATCGGCCGCAAGCCGGTGTTCATCGGCGGCGCGATCGGTTCGGCCGCCGGAATCTTCCTGTACTTCGCCGCGATCGGCACCGGCAACGTCGCCATGATCTTCCTGGCGGGCATCCTGCTGATGGGTGGCGTCTACGCCGGCACCAACGCCATCTGGCCCGCGTTCTACGCAGAGATGTTCTCCTCGCGGGTTCGCTACTCCGGCATGGCGATCGGCACTCAGCTCGGTTTCGCTCTCGCCGGCTTCGCACCGACCATCGCCCAGGCCCTCCGCGGCGGCGACCCCAAGAACTGGGTGCCGGTGGCGATCTTCACCGCCGTTTGCGCGCTCATCGCCGCGGCGTCCGCCTCCACCGCCAAGGAGAACTCCCGCACCCCGCTGCTCGACCTCGACAAGGAGGACGTCGCGCTCACCAGAGCGAAGGCCAAGGCACGGGTCTGA
- a CDS encoding TetR family transcriptional regulator — MTRSETTGAPAEKQAAKRTRNPEKTRENILKVAMTEFADKGLTGARIDEIAAKTATTKRMLYYYFGDKDGLYRAVLQRAYEEIRYEESQLDVDHLEPAEAIRALAELTFDHHEAHPDFIRLVAIENTNRGVNLVQAEGLPETQAPAIRTLDRILQRGQDAGIFRTDTTALDIHMLISSYCVFRVANRYTFKALFDWDLTGAENRPHLRAMIGDVVLAYLQQPGKV; from the coding sequence ATGACACGAAGCGAGACCACGGGCGCACCCGCCGAGAAGCAGGCAGCCAAGCGCACGCGCAATCCCGAGAAGACCCGGGAGAACATCCTGAAGGTGGCGATGACGGAATTCGCCGACAAGGGCCTGACCGGGGCCCGCATCGACGAGATCGCGGCGAAGACCGCCACCACGAAGCGGATGCTCTACTACTACTTCGGCGACAAGGACGGCCTGTACCGGGCGGTCCTGCAGCGCGCCTACGAGGAGATTCGCTACGAGGAATCCCAACTCGACGTCGACCACCTCGAGCCGGCCGAGGCCATCCGGGCGCTCGCCGAGCTGACGTTCGACCATCATGAGGCGCACCCCGATTTCATTCGCCTCGTCGCGATAGAGAACACCAATCGCGGGGTCAACCTCGTCCAGGCCGAGGGCCTCCCCGAGACGCAGGCGCCGGCGATCCGCACTCTCGATCGGATCCTCCAGCGAGGGCAGGACGCGGGCATTTTCCGCACCGACACGACGGCGCTCGACATCCACATGCTCATCAGCTCGTACTGCGTCTTCCGGGTGGCGAATCGGTACACGTTCAAGGCCCTGTTCGACTGGGATCTCACCGGCGCGGAGAACCGTCCCCACCTGCGCGCGATGATCGGCGACGTCGTCCTGGCCTACCTGCAGCAGCCCGGGAAAGTATGA